Proteins found in one Thermodesulfobacteriota bacterium genomic segment:
- a CDS encoding response regulator, with the protein DDPLLLQSLASGLEDLGFAVRTARTAEDALTAFEGGAAGGEPGAALLDVRMPGTDGIALAELLRARRPGLPILFLSAFADDRAAEILRLAGRPALTKPLTPSRLAEALLELLPARARTGSAGTG; encoded by the coding sequence GACGACCCCCTTCTCCTCCAGAGCCTGGCCTCCGGCCTGGAGGACCTGGGCTTTGCGGTGCGCACCGCCCGCACGGCCGAAGACGCCCTGACGGCCTTCGAGGGCGGCGCCGCAGGAGGGGAGCCCGGCGCGGCGCTCCTCGACGTGCGCATGCCCGGCACCGACGGCATCGCCCTGGCCGAGCTCCTCAGAGCCCGGCGCCCGGGCCTGCCGATCCTCTTCCTGTCGGCCTTCGCGGACGACCGGGCGGCCGAGATCCTCCGCCTCGCGGGCCGCCCCGCCCTGACCAAACCCCTCACCCCCTCCCGCCTGGCGGAAGCCCTCCTCGAGCTCCTGCCGGCCCGGGCAAGGACGGGGTCTGCTGGGACAGGATGA